The Vicia villosa cultivar HV-30 ecotype Madison, WI linkage group LG1, Vvil1.0, whole genome shotgun sequence genome includes a region encoding these proteins:
- the LOC131645910 gene encoding uncharacterized protein LOC131645910 — MEKRNKLCWTPCAPHCIDPMLEEFEIKIPMHKNTIVAGKKITTYIYARTGLITLLHHFTEGGELIRPKITRFATSYLCLGCFNDKRGALVRMFTFKQWKDGPFAKTKDGKLVQNTVPDKDFWKNVVLYLRVVFPLLRVLRMVDSDEEPAMGFIYEAMDHAKEEIQVRYSNKRKIYKPVWDIIDKRWDKQLHRPLHVAGYFFNPMLHYGPNFKADEEVTQGMYTCLKRMMGGDMSMLNKIDGQLEFFKGKQGFFGDEVAQLGLQNKTPAQWWESYGGEHSELQNIAIHVLSLTCSSSGCERN; from the exons ATGGAGAAGAGGAATAAGCTTTGTTGGACCCCTTGTGCACCTCACTGCATTGATCCAATGTTGGAGGAATTTGAGATTAAGATACCTATGCATAAAAATACTATTGTTGCAGGTAAAAAGATCACAACTTACATTTATGCTAGGACTGGTCTTATAACTTTATTGCATCACTTTACTGAAGGAGGTGAGTTGATTCGACCCAAAATCACACGTTTTGCAACATCTTACTTATGTTTGGGGTGCTTTAATGATAAGAGGGGAGCATTGGTTAGAATGTTCACTTTCAAGCAATGGAAGGATGGTCCATTTGCCAAAACAAAGGATGGGAAACTAGTTCAAAATACAGTCCCAGACAAGGATTTTTGGAAGAATGTGGTTCTTTATTTAAGGGTTGTGTTTCCATTACTAAGAGTGTTGCGTATGGTGGATTCTGATGAAGAACCAGCCATGGGCTTTATCTATGAAGCAATGGATCATGCGAAAGAGGAAATACAAGTTAGGTACAGCAATAAGAGAAAAAT TTATAAACCTGTATGGGATATCATTGACAAGAGATGGGACAAACAATTGCATAGACCATTGCATGTTGCTGGCTATTTTTTTAATCCCATGTTGCATTACGGTCCTAATTTCAAAGCTGATGAAGAAGTTACGCAAGGGATGTATACATGTTTAAAGAGGATGATGGGAGGAGATATGAGTATGCTTAACAAGATTGACGGCCAACTTGAGTTTTTTAAAGGTAAACAGGGGTTCTTTGGAGATGAAGTGGCTCAACTTGGACTACAAAACAAGACACCGGCTCAATGGTGGGAATCTTACGGTGGTGAACATTCGGAGTTGCAAAACATTGCCATTCACGTCTTGAGTTTAACATGTAGTTCTTCTGGTTGTGAGAGGAACTAG